The following proteins come from a genomic window of Nostoc sp. ATCC 53789:
- a CDS encoding adenylate/guanylate cyclase domain-containing protein: MKDQLLDRIFNKPSLPDKFEHLELDDHFCIINKSEQVQRFADSPEEVIQGKDIRLSFPEFIGLEKILQAILRGEQQLFDLEAIGRRSNQKYIYMNIYIIGNHNENKFRNKLIVFIEDVTNKFILKQNLAQQTYEEKLRKDALTAYNTYMEKIINSMPDALLITSSKGNIKRVNNAAQELFGFSEEELINRPLSLIMDDDHFLIESIFKNYYFRQNFQNLEVVCRTKTREKWLIAFSCSVIPKKIQGLEDIVYIGRDITARQYREQRTSTQYAITRILSESQSVKQAIPQILQSICQNLGWHLGELWAPSQYIGTSVQGHSINAILRCVEIWSSRVISVREFKAITWQTTYTPGIGLPGRIWIRRLPLWIKDITEDGDTRRSQPAAEAGLHAAFGFPILDDSEILGVMVFFSRDVQPKDKDLLKMMGSIGSQIAQFIKRKQAEDALIESEERYRDLFENANDLIQSVNVYGRFLYVNLAWQETLGYSEAEIANMTIFDIIHPEFKQECWQRFYRVLSGEKFDQVKAAFVTKDGQTIFLEGNINCKFSEGHPVAVRGIFRNVTQRIAAEEALRYQQEETERLLLNILPTAISKELKEESANIAEEFADITVLFADIVGFTEIAASMSAIQVVNLLNSIFSTFDRLTEQYGLERIKNISDAYMVVGGLPTHRPDHAQAIALMALHIQTAIALFNTENNQNFNIRIGIHSGSVVAGVIDLNKFTCNLWENTVNIASCMESQGIAGKIQVTEDTYKSLCNEFLFQKRGEIEVKGKGKMTTYFLVGQKG, from the coding sequence ATGAAAGACCAACTACTAGATCGGATTTTCAACAAACCTTCATTACCAGATAAATTTGAACATTTGGAACTGGATGATCATTTTTGCATTATAAATAAATCAGAGCAAGTGCAACGGTTTGCAGATAGTCCTGAAGAGGTGATCCAGGGAAAAGATATCCGGCTAAGTTTTCCTGAGTTTATCGGACTTGAAAAGATTTTGCAAGCTATTTTGCGAGGAGAGCAGCAACTATTTGATTTAGAAGCAATTGGACGACGTTCAAATCAGAAATATATATACATGAATATATATATTATCGGCAATCACAATGAAAATAAATTTAGAAATAAATTAATCGTTTTCATTGAAGATGTTACAAACAAATTTATTTTAAAGCAAAATTTAGCACAACAAACTTATGAAGAAAAACTGCGAAAGGATGCTTTAACAGCATACAATACTTATATGGAAAAAATTATTAATTCAATGCCAGATGCTTTGTTAATAACTAGTAGCAAAGGCAATATTAAAAGAGTAAATAATGCTGCTCAAGAATTATTTGGTTTTAGTGAAGAAGAATTAATTAATCGTCCACTATCTCTGATAATGGATGACGACCATTTTTTAATAGAATCAATTTTTAAAAATTATTATTTTCGGCAAAATTTTCAGAATTTAGAGGTAGTTTGTCGAACTAAAACTAGAGAAAAGTGGTTGATTGCTTTTTCTTGTTCAGTAATTCCGAAAAAAATACAAGGATTAGAAGATATTGTCTACATTGGTCGGGATATTACGGCTCGACAATACCGAGAACAGCGTACAAGTACCCAGTATGCTATCACTCGCATATTATCAGAATCCCAGAGTGTAAAGCAGGCAATTCCGCAAATTTTGCAGTCGATTTGTCAGAACTTGGGATGGCATTTAGGTGAACTTTGGGCACCAAGTCAATATATTGGCACTTCTGTACAGGGACACAGCATCAATGCAATATTAAGGTGTGTGGAAATTTGGTCAAGTCGAGTAATTTCTGTGCGAGAGTTTAAGGCAATCACCTGGCAAACTACCTATACTCCCGGTATTGGCTTACCTGGTCGAATTTGGATTAGACGTTTGCCCTTGTGGATTAAAGATATCACAGAAGATGGAGACACAAGGCGATCGCAACCTGCGGCTGAAGCTGGATTGCACGCAGCCTTTGGTTTCCCTATCTTAGACGATAGTGAAATCTTAGGAGTGATGGTTTTCTTTAGCCGTGACGTACAACCAAAAGATAAAGACCTATTGAAAATGATGGGTTCTATTGGTAGCCAAATCGCCCAGTTTATCAAACGCAAACAAGCAGAAGATGCTCTGATAGAAAGCGAAGAACGCTATCGGGATTTATTTGAAAATGCTAATGACTTGATTCAATCTGTCAATGTCTATGGTCGTTTTTTGTATGTCAATCTTGCATGGCAAGAAACTTTAGGATATAGCGAAGCTGAAATTGCCAATATGACCATTTTCGATATTATACATCCAGAGTTTAAACAAGAATGTTGGCAAAGGTTTTATCGCGTACTGTCAGGAGAAAAGTTCGATCAAGTGAAAGCGGCATTCGTTACTAAAGATGGTCAAACAATTTTTTTAGAAGGTAATATTAACTGTAAATTTTCCGAAGGTCATCCAGTTGCAGTTCGTGGCATATTTCGCAATGTCACCCAGCGAATAGCAGCAGAAGAAGCGCTACGTTATCAGCAGGAAGAAACCGAACGTTTATTGCTGAATATTTTGCCAACCGCAATCTCCAAGGAACTGAAAGAAGAATCAGCTAACATTGCTGAAGAATTTGCTGATATCACAGTTTTATTTGCAGATATTGTCGGCTTTACCGAAATTGCTGCTTCTATGAGTGCAATTCAAGTGGTAAACTTACTTAACTCGATTTTCTCAACTTTTGATCGCCTCACCGAACAATATGGTTTAGAGAGAATCAAGAACATTAGCGATGCTTATATGGTAGTTGGTGGCTTACCTACACACCGTCCAGATCATGCTCAAGCGATCGCTCTTATGGCACTACATATCCAAACTGCGATCGCTCTATTTAATACTGAAAATAACCAAAACTTCAACATCCGTATTGGCATCCATAGTGGTTCCGTAGTAGCGGGAGTAATTGACCTCAACAAATTTACTTGCAATCTATGGGAAAACACGGTAAACATCGCTAGCTGCATGGAATCTCAAGGTATTGCTGGTAAAATCCAGGTTACAGAAGATACTTATAAGTCATTGTGTAACGAATTTTTATTTCAAAAGCGGGGCGAAATTGAAGTTAAAGGGAAAGGGAAAATGACAACTTATTTTTTGGTTGGGCAAAAGGGATGA